The nucleotide sequence CTCACGGATCAGCCGGATGCCGTTGCCGTTCTTGAAGAACTCGAATACCGCGGCCAGACCCATCGCCCCGAACACGTACTTGGCCCCGGTCTGCCCGTGCTGGCCGGCCTTGACCACCTCGGCGCAGGCCCTGGACTCGGGGAACGGCAGGTCGGCCTCCTCGACCAGGGGCCGTCGCAGGATGATGACGAACAGCACGCCCAGTACACCGCCCACGGCCATGATCAGCGTGCTGTCCCAGTAGTTTACATCCGTCCAGACCCCGGCGATCATGAACGCCGGCAGGGTGAAAATCGCCCCGGCCACCAGGGCCTCGCCCACCGAGGCCGTGGTCCGGGCTATATTCTCCTCCAGCACGCTGCCGCGGAAAACCCGCAGTACGGCCATCGCCACCACGGCGGCCGGGAAAGTGGCCGAGACGGTCAGTCCGGCTTTCATTCCCAGGTAGGCGTTGGCCGCTCCCAGCACGACCGCCATCCCCACTCCCAAGAACAGGGCGCGGAAAGTAAATTCCTTCATCTTGGTGTCGGCGGGTACGAAAGGCTTGAATTCCTTACCGTCACTCATCGGCGGCTCTCCGGGGTGGTGGTGGGCCAGATACAGTGCCCATGGGCATTTCGCGCTGCGCTGCCCGAAGGCGAGTCAGGATGCTGGAAGATAGTTTTGATTTGCGGGGAAAAGCAAGGATTCTCTTGCAGGTGAAATAAATGCAAACCAGAGGGGCAAAATCTCCCGCTGCCGGCGGGAGCGCGGCGAAGGCTATTTGTCCCGCTCCGTCCGCCCCTCCAGGCCGCCGTTCATGAAATCGTATATCCGGGCGTTTTCCTTATCGTGCCGGGGGGGCAGTTTCTCGGGCCCGTGCAGCAGGTAGTCGACAAAAACCTCCAGCTCGCGGATATCGTCATCCTGAAGGTCTCCGAGCTTATCGACCACCTCGCGCAGGCGCTCGTCCACAAACATCATTCCGGGGGGCAACCCCTTCGATATCTTCATGCTGACAGCTTTCGGGCCGAATTATTTGGTGATGTTCTCCAGCCTGTTCTGACGACGGTAATTATCGATGAACTCCCGGATCAGCGCATCCTGCTCCTCGACAAAGCCCTCGAGGGTGACCAGCAGGTTTTCCACCTCGCTGGCCCGGAAATGCACGATCGCGTCCTCGTCCTTCAGGTCGGCCGTATCACCCATCTTGGCGTACAGCAGGTCGCTGATCACCTTGATCGTCGAGAGTTTCTGCTCCAAGTGGGCCAGGAAATCGGTGAACTCTTGCATCCCGGGTTCCTTTCGCTTGCGCGCGGGGTAGCGGGGCCTCTACTTGAGAGGCAGGAATTTCTGGATGTTGATCTCTTCGCGGTATTTGTCCAGCACCAGGTCGATCCCCTCGCGCAGGTATTCGCTCACCGGCACGCGGGTCTTGCTCGAAAGGTTCTTCAGCTTCTCTTTCTGGCTGACCAGGATGTAGGTGGTGATTTGGGTCTTACTCTCGGACAAGGCAGGCCTCCTTGTGACAGAAACCACGCGGGAACTATCGTTGCATATAAATATAATGCATTATACTCAATTTCCCCGCGCCTGTCAATGCCTGAATCCGGTTTATGGCTTGAAAAAAAATGCGTCTCGCCCTATCTTAATCATACATCCTGCCGCAGATGAAACCAACTTGTATCGCTGATTCCAAATTGTACACCTGACCGCAGCACCCGCAAGAAGGAGTACGCATGAGCACATTCAAGACTTTCCTCGTTTTCGGACCGAACGGCATCGGCAAGGGCACCAACGCCAAGGCCGTGGGCTGCCTGCCCGGTTACCTGCATTTCTCCACCGGCGACATGTTCCGCGCTCTGGT is from bacterium and encodes:
- a CDS encoding ribbon-helix-helix domain-containing protein, translated to MSESKTQITTYILVSQKEKLKNLSSKTRVPVSEYLREGIDLVLDKYREEINIQKFLPLK